A stretch of Mustela nigripes isolate SB6536 chromosome 6, MUSNIG.SB6536, whole genome shotgun sequence DNA encodes these proteins:
- the GPR182 gene encoding G-protein coupled receptor 182 — protein sequence MSVKDNMAPAPTEGFTTAPASDFGEIHNWNELLSFFNHTLPECHMELREDTKQVILFVLYLAIFVVGLVENLLVIWVSWRCLGRAGLLNLYVLNMAIADLGIVLSLPVWMLEVMLDYTWLWGSFSCRFTHYFYFANMYSSIFFLVCLSIDRYVTLTSTSHYWQRHQHRMRRAVCAGVWVLSAIIPLPEVVHIQLVESSEPMCLFMAPFETYSTWALAVAMCTTILGFLLPFPLMVVFNVLTACRLRRAGWPEGRRHCLLVCAYVVIFAICWLPYHVTLLLLTLHGTHIVLHCYLVHLLYFFYDVIDCFAMLHCVVNPILYNFLSPRFRDQLLSAVVHYLPKARARADRQASLSSSSSTQHSIIITKEGAQPAAAVPQDHQA from the coding sequence ATGTCGGTCAAGGACAACATGGCACCTGCCCCCACAGAAGGCTTCACCACGGCACCTGCTAGTGACTTCGGAGAGATCCACAACTGGAATGAGCTGCTCTCCTTCTTCAACCACACCTTGCCCGAGTGCCACATGGAGCTCCGAGAGGACACCAAGCAGGTGATCCTCTTTGTCCTCTACCTGGCCATCTTTGTGGTGGGCCTGGTGGAGAACCTCCTGGTGATATGGGTCAGCTGGCGCTGCTTGGGCCGGGCGGGGCTGCTGAACCTCTACGTCCTCAACATGGCCATCGCAGACCTGGGCATCGTCCTGTCTCTGCCCGTGTGGATGCTGGAGGTCATGCTGGACTACACCTGGCTCTGGGGCAGCTTCTCCTGCCGCTTCACGCACTACTTCTACTTTGCCAACATGTACAGCAGCATCTTCTTCCTGGTGTGCCTCAGCATCGACCGCTACGTCACCCTCACCAGCACGTCACACTACTGGCAGCGGCACCAGCACCGAATGCGGCGGGCCGTGTGTGCAGGAGTTTGGGTCCTCTCGGCCATCATCCCACTGCCCGAGGTGGTGCACATCCAGCTGGTAGAGAGCTCTGAGCCCATGTGCCTCTTCATGGCGCCCTTTGAAACCTACAGCACGTGGGCCCTGGCAGTGGCCATGTGTACCACCATCCTGGGCTTCCTACTGCCCTTCCCGCTCATGGTGGTCTTCAACGTGCTGACGGCCTGCCGGCTTCGGCGGGCGGGATGGCCTGAGGGCCGGCGCCACTGCCTCCTGGTGTGTGCCTACGTGGTCATCTTCGCCATCTGCTGGCTGCCCTACCACGTGACCCTGCTCCTGCTCACACTTCACGGGACCCACATTGTCCTCCACTGCTACCTGGTCCACCTGCTGTACTTCTTCTACGACGTCATTGACTGCTTCGCCATGCTCCACTGTGTGGTCAACCCTATCCTTTACAACTTCCTCAGCCCGAGATTCCGGGACCAGCTGCTGAGTGCCGTGGTCCATTACCTTCCCAAGGCCCGGGCCAGGGCAGACAGACAGGcttccttgtcctcctcctcctccactcagCATTCCATCATCATCACCAAGGAGGGCGCCCAGCCTGCTGCGGCAGTCCCCCAGGACCACCAAGCCTGA
- the ZBTB39 gene encoding zinc finger and BTB domain-containing protein 39, producing MGMRIKLQSTNHPNNLLKELNKCRLSETMCDVTIVVGSRSFPAHKAVLACAAGYFQNLFLNTGLDAARTYVVDFITPANFEKILSFVYTSELFTDLINVGVIYEVAERLGMEDLLRACHSTFPDLESTAVAKPLTSSGESHSGTQSCSSAEPAYPLGDFRGGGEHFGPDRNYVLPSDAGGSCKEEERNVTSDTNHSLPLSQQPMPPKTEDHDGPAPFTPVPNLVTQPVLGAVSMGIQTSATSCQPYKVQSNGDFSKNSFFPTDRAIDITPGTNSCLSNSDHSKDPGFGQMDELQLDELGDDDLQFEDPTEEIGTAEEVIELSDDSEDELTFGESDNRENKAMPCQVCKKVLEPNIQLIRQHARDHVDLLTGNCKVCETHFQDRNSRVTHVLSHIGIFLFSCDMCETKFFTQWQLTLHRRDGIFENNIIVHPNDPLSGKLALFSGAATAELKCAACGKALARDFHAVRGHILDHLHLKGQACSVCDQRHLNLCSLMWHTLSHLGISVFSCSVCANSFVDWHLLEKHMAVHQSLEDALFRCHLCGQSFKSEAAYRYHVSQHKCASGLDTRPTAGLQHPALQKRKLPAEEFLSEELALQGQPGNSKYSCKVCGKRFAHTSEFNYHRRIHTGEKPYQCKVCHKFFRGRSTIKCHLKTHSGALMYRCTVCGHYSSTLNLMSKHVGVHKGSLPPDFTIEQTFMYIIHSKEAEKNPDS from the coding sequence ATGGGCATGAGGATCAAACTGCAAAGCACCAACCACCCCAACAACCTGCTGAAGGAACTCAACAAGTGCCGGCTCTCGGAGACCATGTGCGATGTCACCATTGTGGTGGGGAGCCGCTCCTTCCCAGCCCACAAGGCCGTGCTGGCCTGTGCGGCAGGCTACTTCCAGAACCTCTTCCTGAATACAGGGCTGGATGCTGCCAGGACCTACGTGGTGGACTTCATCACCCCTGCCAACTTCGAGAAGATTCTGAGCTTTGTCTACACGTCGGAGCTCTTCACAGACCTGATCAATGTTGGGGTCATCTATGAGGTGGCCGAGCGCCTGGGCATGGAGGATCTCCTCCGGGCCTGTCACTCCACCTTTCCTGACTTGGAGAGCACTGCCGTGGCCAAGCCCCTGACCAGCAGCGGGGAGAGCCACTCCGGTACCCAGAGTTGTAGCTCGGCAGAACCTGCCTATCCGCTTGGAGACTtccgggggggcggggagcactTTGGTCCTGATAGGAACTATGTGTTACCTAGTGATGCTGGAGGAAGCtgtaaagaggaagagagaaatgtcaCCAGTGACACTAACCATAGCTTGCCTCTGTCGCAGCAGCCCATGCCGCCAAAGACAGAAGACCACGACGGCCCTGCTCCTTTCACCCCCGTCCCTAATCTGGTGACTCAGCCAGTCCTAGGCGCCGTCAGCATGGGCATCCAGACCAGCGCGACTTCCTGCCAGCCGTATAAGGTTCAGAGCAATGGAGACTTCAGCAAAAACAGCTTCTTCCCCACTGACCGTGCAATTGACATTACCCCTGGGACCAACTCGTGTCTGAGCAATAGCGACCACTCCAAAGATCCGGGCTTCGGGCAGATGGATGAGCTCCAGCTGGACGAGCTGGGGGATGATGACTTGCAGTTTGAAGACCCCACCGAGGAGATAGGCACAGCCGAGGAGGTGATTGAGTTGAGTGACGACAGCGAGGATGAGCTGACTTTTGGCGAGAGTGACAACCGGGAGAATAAGGCCATGCCCTGCCAGGTGTGCAAAAAAGTTTTAGAGCCCAACATTCAGCTCATCCGACAGCATGCTCGGGACCATGTGGACCTGCTGACAGGCAACTGCAAGGTCTGCGAAACCCACTTCCAGGACCGAAACTCCAGGGTGACCCACGTTCTGTCCCATATCggcattttcctcttctcctgcgACATGTGTGAAACTAAGTTCTTTACCCAGTGGCAGCTTACCCTCCACCGACGGGATGGGATATTTGAGAACAACATCATTGTCCACCCCAACGACCCCCTCTCTGGGAAGCTGGCTCTCTTTTCTGGGGCAGCCACTGCAGAGTTGAAGTGTGCTGCCTGTGGGAAGGCACTGGCCAGAGATTTCCATGCAGTCCGAGGACACATCCTTGACCATCTGCACCTGAAGGGCCAGGCCTGCAGTGTCTGTGACCAGCGCCACCTCAACCTCTGCAGCCTCATGTGGCACACGCTGTCCCACCTGGGCATTTCCGTCTTCTCCTGCTCCGTCTGTGCAAACAGTTTTGTGGACTGGCACCTTCTAGAGAAGCACATGGCCGTGCACCAAAGCCTGGAGGATGCCCTCTTCCGCTGCCACCTGTGTGGCCAGAGCTTCAAGTCGGAGGCCGCCTACCGCTACCACGTGAGCCAGCACAAATGCGCCAGTGGCCTTGATACCCGGCCCACCGCGGGGCTGCAGCACCCCGCTCTCCAGAAGCGGAAGCTGCCAGCAGAGGAGTTCCTGAGCGAGGAACTGGCTCTGCAGGGCCAGCCCGGGAACAGCAAGTACAGCTGCAAGGTCTGCGGCAAAAGGTTTGCCCACACGAGTGAGTTCAACTACCACCGGCGCATCCACACAGGCGAGAAGCCGTACCAGTGTAAGGTGTGCCACAAGTTCTTCCGAGGCCGCTCAACCATCAAGTGCCACCTGAAGACGCACTCGGGGGCCCTCATGTACCGTTGCACGGTCTGTGGCCACTACAGCTCCACGCTCAACCTCATGAGCAAGCACGTGGGTGTGCACAAAGGCAGCCTCCCACCCGACTTCACCATTGAGCAGACCTTCATGTACATTATCCATtccaaagaggcagagaagaaccCGGACAGCTGA